From one Lotus japonicus ecotype B-129 chromosome 3, LjGifu_v1.2 genomic stretch:
- the LOC130744851 gene encoding uncharacterized protein LOC130744851, with translation MPTYCLFMMINILTWNIRGAAAKGVPLLIKDLAIRHHISCMALFETRASGSRATNIVSSLGFDSSFVVDAEGFAGGIWVLWKSHEVQLQVLQAHRQFVHAQLTCGVSTSPFLVTFVYGSPQVATRNLLWTSLEDLGANANFPWMVIGDFNAILGADEKYGGAAANFPSMRRFRLCMDRCQLSDMGFKGPPFTWEWRGVKERLDRGTCNLDWLEAYPDSSILHLPQLKSDHKPLLLRSSIQEGHHVLERPFRFMSCWLTDNRFPHVVSHAWRNNSDWASASECFKRDVTEWNSQVFGDVFRRKSRLMKRLEGINTKLRMQHNPFLHNLQRKLWQQYNRVLVQEEMIWHQKSRCMRVKHGDRNTRFFHAYTKTRRKRNRIEALTTAEGALVTDLDALRSMTVAFYDSLYTSPGPLRTLPAARGFNPLG, from the coding sequence ATGCCTACATACTGTTTGTTTATGATGATTAATATCCTAACCTGGAATATTAGAGGCGCTGCCGCGAAGGGGGTTCCTCTATTGATCAAGGACTTGGCTATAAGGCATCATATCAGTTGTATGGCACTTTTTGAGACCCGTGCTAGTGGGTCTAGGGCGACTAATATTGTCTCCTCTTTAGGTTTTGATAGCTCTTTTGTTGTGGATGCTGAGGGCTTTGCGGGTGGTATATGGGTTTTGTGGAAGTCTCATGAAGTCCAACTGCAGGTCCTCCAGGCTCACAGACAGTTTGTACATGCTCAATTGACATGTGGAGTTTCCACCAGCCCGTTTTTAGTGACGTTTGTGTATGGTAGTCCACAGGTGGCCACCAGGAATTTATTGTGGACCTCGCTGGAGGACCTTGGTGCCAATGCCAATTTTCCTTGGATGGTGATAGGTGACTTTAATGCTATTTTGGGAGCTGATGAGAAATATGGTGGCGCCGCTGCAAATTTCCCTTCCATGCGGAGATTTCGTCTGTGCATGGATCGTTGTCAGTTGTCTGATATGGGCTTTAAGGGCCCACCCTTTACTTGGGAATGGCGTGGAGTGAAGGAAAGGCTCGACAGAGGCACTTGCAATCTTGACTGGCTGGAAGCCTACCCAGATTCTTCCATTCTTCATCTTCCCCAATTGAAGTCAGATCACAAACCTCTTCTTCTTAGGAGCTCCATTCAGGAGGGACATCATGTGTTGGAACGCCCCTTCAGGTTTATGTCGTGCTGGCTGACGGATAATCGATTCCCTCATGTGGTTAGTCATGCTTGGCGTAATAACTCTGATTGGGCTTCTGCTTCCGAGTGTTTCAAGAGGGATGTGACTGAGTGGAACTCTCAGGTCTTTGGGGATGTGTTTCGCCGAAAGAGTCGTCTAATGAAGAGGTTAGAAGGGATTAATACTAAACTGAGGATGCAGCATAACCCTTTTCTCCATAACCTTCAACGTAAGCTTTGGCAGCAATATAATCGTGTACTTGTTCAGGAGGAGATGATATGGCACCAAAAATCTCGATGCATGCGGGTTAAACATGGGGATAGGAACACAAGGTTCTTCCATGCCTATACCAAGACCCGTAGGAAACGTAATCGGATTGAGGCACTCACCACGGCGGAGGGGGCCCTAGTTACGGACTTGGACGCTCTTCGTTCAATGACAGTGGCGTTCTATGACTCTTTGTATACGTCCCCAGGCCCGCTTAGAACACTACCG
- the LOC130746489 gene encoding polyadenylate-binding protein-interacting protein 3-like, producing the protein MNLQQVGQPKSSNGYGRRKSEKEGATKSDNKIPSGKSNTSRLVSTGAMTGNKSGSDESPSHDRLVYLTTCLIGHQVEVQVKNGSIYSGIFHATDTDKDFGIILKMARLTKDGSSRGQRSGVELLNKAPSKTFIIPGKELVQVIAKDIAVSRDGQSSESHYDMHQEIMVDSVISQSHHVEIGRELQRWVPDEDAPQCPELENIFDDPWNRGWNQFETNEMLFGVKSTFNEEIYTTKLEKGPRTRELERQALRIAREIEGEETQDLHLAEERGLYHDNFDIDEETRFSSVYRGKGVDDSGCDENEDKLLDSLNTETFGDMSGSVIMRPGDISGGKGNNGAQTWSNLSSVDHLRSGSYDHAKQLVSDLPAQSLLFSDGESRIHDNSVRDLHGANNSTAGESKMQAEDVQLSKSEDLQSSLNLKKDGSDKGELSPNATSSAPSAHTLPKTDEKTGSIGELTGGSASVKANGETKSVNSRRRLGSSISSGSDYVAGVTTSSARGLSPSSSVGSLSSEKSSLNPYAKEFKLNPNAKSFIPTQTPVRPRSPASDGSFYFPAGVSTVPSMPVMPMGIGVGTTFAGQQPIIYNPQVAQMPSQPYFHPNGQQYGQLVGHPRQVFYMPNYQPETQYKGRNY; encoded by the exons ATGAATTTGCAACAAGTTGGACAGCCTAAATCATCTAATGGATATGGTCGTCGGAAATCTGAAAAAGAAGGGGCAACTAAGTCTGATAATAAGATTCCCTCTGGTAAATCAAATACCAGCAGATTAGTGAGCACAG GCGCGATGACTGGCAATAAAAGTGGTAGTGATGAGAGTCCTTCACATGATCGACTAGTGTATTTAACAACATGTCTTATTGGGCACCAGGTGGAAGTCCAGGTGAAAAATGGATCTATATACTCTGGAATATTTCATGCAACAGATACTGACAAAGATTTTG GAATCATTTTGAAAATGGCTCGCTTGACAAAGGATGGCTCTTCGCGAGGGCAGAGGTCTGGTGTAGAACTTCTCAACAAAGCTCCTTCCAAGACTTTTATCATACCTGGCAAAGAACTTGTACAAGTCATAGCGAAG GATATTGCTGTTTCTAGAGATGGCCAATCTAGTGAATCTCACTATGACATGCATCAGGAGATCATGGTTGATTCAGTCATATCTCAATCTCATCATGTTGAGATAGGGAGAGAATTGCAACGATGGGTACCTGATGAAGATGCTCCACAGTGCCCTGAACTGGAAAATATCTTTGATGACCCTTGGAATAG GGGATGGAATCAGTTTGAAACAAATGAAATGTTGTTTGGTGTAAAAAGCACATTCAATGAGGAAATCTATACAACAAAGCTTGAAAAAGGGCCTCGGACAAGAGAATTGGAAAGACAAGCTTTAAGAATAGCAAGAGAAATTGAGGGTGAGGAAACCCAAGATCTTCATCTAGCAGAG GAAAGGGGCCTTTACCATGATAACTTTGATATTGATGAAGAGACTCGGTTCTCCTCAGTGTATAGGGGTAAAGGTGTTGATGATAGTGGATGTGATGAAAATGAGGACAAGCTGTTGGATTCACTCAATACTGAAACTTTTGGTGATATGTCTGGTTCGGTTATTATGAGGCCAGGTGATATAAGTGGCGGAAAAGGCAATAATGGAGCTCAAACATGGTCAAATTTATCCTCTGTG GACCACTTACGCTCTGGTTCTTATGATCATGCTAAGCAGTTAGTATCTGATCTCCCTGCCCAAAGCTTATTGTTTTCGGATGGGGAAAGCAG GATTCATGATAATTCAGTTCGTGATCTACATGGAGCCAACAATAGTACCGCAGGGGAAAGTAAAATG CAAGCTGAGGATGTCCAGTTGTCGAAATCTGAGG ATTTACAGTCATCACTCAACTTGAAGAAAGATGGCTCTGATAAAGGGGAGTTATCTCCTAATGCCACCTCCAGTGCCCCCTCTGCGCATACTTTACCAAAAACTGATGAGAAAACTGGGTCAATTGGGGAGTTGACTGGGGGTTCGGCCTCTGTCAAAGCTAATGGGGAAACGAAGTCTGTAAATTCACGTAGAAGACTGGGTAGTTCTATATCATCAGGTTCAGATTATGTGGCAGGTGTGACAACATCTTCCGCTCGTGGTCTATCTCCAAGTTCTTCAGTTGGTTCACTGTCTTCCGAGAAATCATCTCTGaatccctatgccaag GAATTCAAGCTCAACCCTAATGCCAAGAGTTTTATTCCAACTCAGACACCTGTTAGACCTCGCTCCCCAGCGTCTGATGGTTCCTTCTATTTCCCAGCTGGTGTATCTACTGTACCAAGTATGCCGGTCATGCCCATGGGTATTGGA GTTGGAACTACTTTTGCAGGGCAACAACCTATCATATATAATCCACAGGTAGCACAAATGCCATCCCAACCATATTTTCATCCGAATGGACAACAG TATGGACAGCTTGTTGGTCATCCTAGGCAAGTTTTCTACATGCCGAATTACCAACCT GAGACGCAATATAAGGGACGGAATTATTGA
- the LOC130746487 gene encoding phospholipid:diacylglycerol acyltransferase 1-like, whose product MSLIRRRKGSETDKGQGQSLESKVEGERTEKEGDDKNNKRKKTKQEVGEVKKKKRRWSCIDNCCWFVGCICTVWWFLLFLYKMMPASFPQYVTEAITGPMPDPPGLKLKKEGLTVKHPVVFVPGIVTGGLELWEGHQCAEGLFRKRLWGGTFGEVYKRPSCWAEHMSLDNETGMDPPGIRVRPVSGLVAADYFAAGYFVWAVLIANLARIGYEEKTMFMAAYDWRISFQNTEVRDQTLSRLKSNIELMVATNGGNKAVIIPHSMGALYFLHFMKWVEAPAPMGGGGGPHWCSKYIKAVVNIGGPFLGVPKAISGLFSAEARDIAVARAIAPGFLDNDVFRLQTLQHVMKMTRTWDSTMSMIPKGGHTIWGGLDWSPEEGYLPNKNKQSTDNTQPTGQDRNKTKVPNYGRMISFGRDVAEAHSSEIEMTDFRGAIKGLNVANSSCRDAWTEYHDMGVEGVRAVADHKVFTADAIIDLLDFVAPKMMARGSAHFSYGVADNLDDPKYEHYKYWSNPLESKLPNAPDMEIFSLYGVGLQTERAYIYKLSPYADCYIPFEIDTTADGDDEDICLKDGVYTVDGDETVPVLSSGFMCAKGWRGKTRFNPSGIHTYVREYDHSPPANFLEGRGTQSGAHVDIMGNFALIEDVIRIAAGAKGEDLGGDRVYSDIFKWSEKIKLPL is encoded by the exons ATGTCTTTGATTCGGCGCAGAAAAGGGTCGGAAACCGATAAGGGGCAGGGTCAGAGTTTGGAATCGAAGGTGGAAGGTGAGAGAACCGAGAAAGAGGGAGATGATAAGAACAacaagaggaagaagacgaaGCAGGAAGTGGGggaggtgaagaagaagaagagaaggtggTCGTGTATTGATAACTGTTGCTGGTTTGTGGGGTGCATTTGCACGGTGTGGTGGTTTTTGCTGTTTCTGTATAAGATGATGCCTGCTTCGTTTCCTCAGTATGTGACAGAGGCGATTACGGGGCCTATGCCGGACCCGCCGGGCCTTAAACTTAAGAAGGAGGGGCTCACTGTGAAGCATCCGGTGGTTTTTGTGCCTGGGATTGTGACTGGTGGGCTTGAGTTATGGGAGGGTCATCAGTGTGCAGAGGGATTGTTCAGAAAGCGCTTGTGGGGTGGTACCTTTGGAGAAGTCTACAAAAG ACCTTCTTGCTGGGCGGAGCACATGTCATTGGACAATGAAACAGGAATGGATCCACCTGGCATAAGAGTGAGGCCTGTCTCTGGACTTGTAGCTGCTGATTACTTTGCTGCAGGATACTTCGTGTGGGCGGTACTGATTGCTAACTTGGCACGCATTGGTTATGAAGAAAAAACTATGTTCATGGCTGCATATGATTGGAGAATATCATTTCAGAACACTGAG GTGCGAGATCAAACACTAAGTCGGTTAAAAAGCAACATAGAACTTATGGTTGCCACGAATGGCGGGAATAAGGCAGTTATTATTCCACATTCAATGGGTGCCTTGTACTTCCTTCACTTTATGAAGTGGGTTGAAGCACCAGCTCCAATGGGTGGTGGGGGAGGACCACATTGGTGTTCCAAATATATAAAGGCAGTTGTAAACATTGGTGGGCCATTTTTAGGTGTTCCTAAGGCTATATCAGGGCTTTTCTCAGCTGAAGCCAGGGATATTGCTGTTGCCAG GGCGATAGCACCAGGATTTTTAGATAATGATGTGTTTCGCCTTCAAACCTTGCAACATGTCATGAAGATGACCCGCACTTGGGATTCAACAATGTCAATGATACCAAAAGGAGGGCACACTATATGGGGTGGTCTTGATTGGTCACCAGAGGAAGGCTATCTTCCTAACAAGAATAAGCAAAGCACTGACAATACTCAGCCGACAGGTCAAGATAGAAATAAAACAAAAGTTCCCAACTATGGAAGAATGATATCGTTTGGAAGAGATGTGGCAGAGGCCCATTCCTCTGAGATTGAGATGACTGACTTTCGG GGTGCCATTAAGGGTCTCAATGTAGCAAATTCCTCTTGTCGTGATGCGTGGACTGAATACCATGACATGGGAGTTGAGGGAGTAAGAGCTGTTGCTGACCATAAAGTTTTCACAGCTGACGCAATCATAGACTTGCTTGATTTCGTTGCTCCAAAAATGATGGCTCGTGGTAGTGCTCATTTTTCTTATGGCGTAGCTGACAATTTGGATGATCCTAAATATGAACACTACAAATATTGGTCGAATCCCTTGGAGTCAAA GTTGCCAAATGCTCCTGATATGGAAATCTTCTCTTTGTATGGAGTTGGCTTACAAACCGAAAGAGCTTATATTTACAAGTTATCTCCCTATGCTGATTGTTACATTCCCTTTGAAATTGATACCACAGCagatggtgatgatgaagatatcTGTCTGAAGGATGGAGTGTACACTGTTGATGGTGATGAGACTGTGCCGGTTCTAAGTTCTGGCTTCATGTGTGCTAAAGGTTGGCGCGGGAAAACAAGATTCAACCCTTCTGGGATCCACACTTATGTAAGAGAATATGACCATTCTCCTCCAGCCAACTTTCTGGAGGGCCGGGGTACACAAAGTGGTGCTCATGTTGATATTATGGGAAACTTTGCATTGATTGAGGATGTTATAAGGATTGCAGCTGGGGCAAAAGGAGAAGATTTGGGAGGTGATAGGGTGTATTCTGATATCTTTAAATGGTCTGAGAAAATCAAATTACCTTTGTGA